The DNA sequence AGATAGCAATGGAGAAATTTTAAATATCTTAGCCAAAAATTTAGAAGGATTTTTAGGTGGAAGTGCTGATTTAGGCCCTTCAAATAAAACCGAACTCCATAATATGGGAGACTTTGTAGAAGGAAAAAATATCCATTTTGGTATAAGAGAACATGCAATGGTAGCAATTAATAATGCCTTTGCTCGTTATGGCTTATTTTTACCATTTTCGGCAACCTTTTTTATTTTTAGTGAATATTTAAAACCTGCTGCTAGAATTGCTGCTTTGATGAAAATAAAACACTTTTTTATTTTTACTCACGATAGCATTGGAGTTGGAGAAGATGGTCCTACTCACCAACCTATTGAACAATTAAGCACTTTTCGAGCTATGCCTGATTTCTTAACCTTTAGACCTGCTGATGGGGTTGAAAATGTTAAAGCTTGGAAAATAGCTTTAAATAAACAAATGCCAAGTGCTTTTGTGCTTTCACGTCAAAAACTTAAAGCTTTAAGTGAACCTGTTTTTGGAGATGTTGAAAATGGAGCTTATTTATTAAAAGAAAATGACAATCCTAAATTCACTTTACTTTCTAGCGGTAGCGAAGTTTCGCTTTGTTTAGATGTTGCCAATGAGCTTGCAAAACAAAATATTACTTGTAATGTTGCTTCAATGCCTTGTTTTGAACTCTTCAATCAGCAAGAAAATGACTATAAAAAAAGAATTTTACAAGGTGAAGTTATAGGAGTTGAAGCAGCAAATTCTAATGAGCTTTATAAATTTTGCCACAGAGTTTATGGCATAGAAAGTTTTGGAGAAAGTGGAAAAGATAAGGATGTATTTGAACATTTTGGTTTTAGCGTTTCTAAACTTTTAAATTTTATAATTAATCAATAAAAATGAATGCAAATTTCAAATTTCAAAAAGATAAGATATTGATTTTTGGAATTTGGAATAAAACAAGTATTACAAAATTAAAAACTCACGATTTTTTATCTAAAATTTCAAATACACAGTGTGTTTTTGATTTTAGCGATCTAGAAGAAATTGATATGGCTGGAGTAAGATTCTTTCTTGCTTTAGAATTTGACCTTAAAAAAAATAATATCTCTGTATTAAAACAGGGATTAAATTCTCGCTTTGAAAAGCTATTTCAACTTTGTGAAAAAAATTATCAAAGAATAGAGAATAATATAAACCAAAACTCATTTGATTTTAAAAAAATATTTATATCCTTAGGAATTCTTAGTATTAATTTTCTTATAATTTTAAAAGATTTTATCAATTTTATAGGTACTTTTTTTGTCGCTCTTATATTATGTTTTAAAAATCCTAAAAATTTTCGTTTTGTATCTTTTTTGTATCATATAGAAAATTCGGCATTTAAAGCTTTACCTATTATTATTCTCACTGCAATGCTAATTGGAATCGTTCTTGCCTATCAAGCAGCTTATCAATTAGCACAATTTGGAGCTAATATTTTTATTGTTGATCTAATAGGAATTTCAGCCACAAGAGAACTCGCTCCTTTAATTACAGCTATTATAATAGCTGGAAGAAGTGCGAGTTCTTATACAGCTCAAATTGGAGTTATGAAAATAACAGATGAAATTGCTGCAATGAATACAATGGGATTTAGATCTTTTGATTTTATTATCATTCCTCGCGTTATGGCTTTAATCATCTCCATGCCTTTGATAGTTGCCTTAAGTGATGCCGTAAGTATTTTAGGTGGAATGATAATAGCAAAAATAAACCTTGATATTTCTTTTTCAGAATTTATAAGACGCTTTAAAGAAGCAGTAGAATTAAAACAAATCATTATAGGTCTTGCAAAAGCTCCAATGTTTGGTTTTTTAATTGGCGCGATTGCTTGTTTTAATGGCTTTAAAGTAAAAAATACTACACAAAGTATAGGAATTTATACCACAAAAAGTGTTGTAAGTACTATTTTTTGGGTAATAGCATTTGATGCTTTATTTTCAATTATTTTAACTATGGCTGGAATTTAATGATTATTAAGGCACGCAATATCATAACTAAATTTGATCAAAAAATAATCCACAATAATATAAATTTTGAAGTTAAAAAAAATGAAATTTTTGGTATTTTAGGTGGAAGCGGAAGTGGTAAATCTGTTTTATTAAAACAAATGTTGCTTTTAGAGCATTTTGATGAAGGAGAATATGAAATTTTAGGATTTAAACTTAAAAATATAAGTGAAAAAAATGCTCTAAATTTACAAAAACAATGGGGGGTAGTTTTTCAATTTGCTGCTCTTTTTAGTTTTTTAAATGTTTATGAAAATATAGCCATTCCTTTGAAAGAATATACTCAACTAGATGAAGATTCTATCAAAGAATTAGTTTTTATGAAACTTAAAATGGTTGGGTTAAATGAAAATGTTTTAAAGCAATTTCCAAGCCAATTAAGCGGAGGTATGCAAAAAAGAGTAGCTATTGCAAGAGCACTAGCTTTAGATAGCAAATTGCTTTTTCTTGATGAACCTACTTCAGGATTAGATCCACATAGTAGCCGAGAATTTGATGAACTTATTTTAGAATTACAACAAATTTTTAATCTTAGCATTGTGCTAGTAACTCATGATAAAGATAGCATGAAAACTTTACTAGATCGCTTTATCATTTTAGAAAATACTCAAGTAGGTTTTTATGGAACTTATGAAGATCTTAAAATGCAAAATGAAAAACTTTTTAAAAAATTTATGGAGTAAAAGTGGAAAATAGAGTTAATTATTTTTTTGTAGGAATTTTTATATTTGGATTATTTTTTGCTAGTTTGGCATTTATACTTTGGCTTGGTGGATACTCCAAAAAAGAAAGTTTTAAATACTATGAAATTTATACGCAAGAATCTGTAGCAGGACTTGGAATCAAAGCACCTGTAAGACTTTTAGGTGTAGAAGTAGGAAGTGTAGAAAAAATAAGTATAGAAGAACGAGATAATTTAGGGGTTAAAATTTTAATTAAAGTGAAAAAAAATACTCCTATTAAACAAGATACATACGCGACTTTACAACTTCAAGGAATCACTGGGCTTAAATTTATACAACTTCAAGGAGGAAGTAAAGAAAGTCCAGAACTTATTAATCACAATAAAAAGCTCCCTGTAATTCAATTTAAAGAAAGCTTTTTAGCTACTATAGACAAGCAAAGTGAACATATTTTTTCTTTGGTTAAAACGGCTGATTTAAAAACTAAAGAACTTTTAAACGAACAAAATTTAAAAAATTTAGGACTCATTTTAAATAATTTAGCTCAAATAAGTTCCCATCTTAACAAAAACTCACAAAAAATGAGTCAAAATATTACAGATGCTAGTTTCAAATTGGGACAGATGGCGGATAATATAAGTTTTACTGCTAAAAATTTTAATGAAATTTTAAAGAGCGTCAAAGAAACAACAATTGCTTTGAATTCTTTTGTTAAAAAAGCTGATTCAAAAATAGATTCTTATGATGATTTAAAACAAAATATTGATCAAAATTTAGAACTTCTAAATAAAGTATTATTAGAAAGTGACATTTTAATAAAGAATTTACAAAGAAGTCCTTCTGATATTTTATTCAAACAAGAAAAACCTCAATTAGGGCCTGGAGAAAGATAATGAAAAAATATTTGTATATACTTATTTTAAGTTTTATTTTTTATGGATGTTCTATAAATAATCAAATTGATAAAACTCAAATGTTTATTTTAAAAAACGATGAAATCTCATCTAATATCTTCTTTAAAAAAACAAACAAAATTTTAAAAATTAAAAATGCTTATTTACCCCTATATCTTAATTCAAAATCAATCATATATACAAAAAACAATATAAGCAATACTTATGCTTATCATTTCTGGGCAGATTTGCCTAGCAATTTTTACAAATCTTTTCTTTTATCAAAACTAGAGAAAACTAAAATATTTAAGACTGTTATTTCATCACAAAGTTCATTAAATGCTGATTATGTTCTTGAAAGTAGAATTGATTCTTTTGAACAAATTATTGATTTAAAGCAAAACTATACACAAATTACTGTAAGTGTTAATCTTATAGATGTTAAAAAAAATGAAATTATTGCTCATCAATTTTTTAATTGTAAAGAAAATATTAATCAAAATAATATTTCAAATATTTATCAATCTTTTGAAAAAAATTTAAATTCTTTAACTAAAGATATTATTTTATGGATCAATTCCAACATTGATTGAAAGTAGGAACACTTTTTGCTTTTAAAAGAATAGCAATATTTTTTTGAAAGGCAAAAAATGAAAAATGAATTAGATATATTAAAAAAACACTTAGGGGAAGTTGAGGCAATAGGAGAATTTAAAGCAAATCAAATTTGCTCACAAATAAACGATGCAAATGATTTTATTGGTGCCTTACAAGTATTAGAGCTTACTCTTAAAAAAATTGAACAAAGTATCACTCAAAGACTCGATGATCAAATTGATAATTTACAAAAACGCACCTTAGATGCAACTACTTCGCAACTTATTCAAAATTGTTCTTTTATGGGAACTGCCCTTTTTGGAAATATTTTTAATGTTTATGTTGGCAAAAAACTTTTTGAATTTGAAATTTCAAATCCTCTTTTAATCTTAGAAAAAGCTGGATATGAAGGTGTTTTAGCTTATACTCAAGATAAAAGAGATGAGATAAAAAACATTTTAGCTGATCTTGCTAATGCAATTATCATGGGTCAAAATATAGACAATGCTGGAATGTATGACTCAAGTATGGATTTTAAAAATCTTTTTAGATAATCATTTTATAAAACAGAAAGAATATCTGCTCGTCCATTAATAATTGCAACACAATGCTCATAATGTGCAGTGTTTAACTCATCAACACTGCCAGCATCCCATTTTCCATTAAAATGTTTTGGAGTTCCATCATTTTGGCATATCATAGGCTCTATACAAAAAACCATTCCGTTTTTTATCTTAGGCCCACTTTTGGCATTAGCCCCTTTTTCTAAATAATTTAAAATTTCAGGTTCTCCATGGGGTTTTCGACCTATCCCATGCCCACAATATCCACGCAATGGAACAAAACCTCTTGAAGCGATAAATTCACCCAAAGCAGCTGAAAGTTCTTTAAAACGCATTCCATCTTTAATAATATCAATTGCATAATATAAAGCATCTTTAGCACAAGCAATTAAAGCTTCATCTTTGGAAGAAATTTTTCCAATAGCAATAGTTCTAGCAGCATCCCCATAATATCCATCAAGCATTGTGCCAACATCTATACCTAAAATATCACCTTCTTTAAGAATTTTATCATCAGGAATTCCATGAATGCAAACTTGATTTAAAGAAGTGCAAATTGCACCTGGAAAGCCATAAAGTCCTTTAAAAGAAGGTTTAGCGCCCAAACTTAATATATATTCTTCTGCCATTTGATCAATTTGTTTTAAACTCATTCCAATTTTTATTTCTTTTTCTAAAAAATCCAAAGTTTTTGCAACAATTTGATTTGCGTTTCTAAGTTTTTCTATTTCCGAAGGTTTTTTCAATTCTATCATTATCTATCCTTATAAATTTAACCAAATTTTAGCAGTATTTTTTAAAGATTGCACATCACTTGAAGCATAAAAATGCAAAAAAGCTTTATCTTTTTTATAAATTAGTTTTTGTTTTTCTTTTAAAAAATCAACTATAGCATCACCTGAATGTATTAATTTTGTATTTTGACCAAAATAACTACTCAAAGGCTTCATTAAAAAAGGAAAATGGGTGCAAGCAAGAATTAAAGCATCTGGAGTTTGAACTTTTTCAAAATAATATTTCATAGCACTTTTTAAAAATTCTCCTTCAAAAATACCCTCTTCAACCATAGGAACAAAAAGTCCAGTTGCTAAAGCTTTTATCTGAGTAAAACCTTGTTCACTTAAACGCTTTTGATACTCTTGTGATTGAATAGTTGCTTTTGTTGCAATCACTAAAATTTTTTCATTCTTATTTTTTAATGCTTTTTTTGTTGCCTCAACTCCAGCTTCTATCACTCCATATATTGGAATATTAGCGTTTTGACGTAATATATCCAAAGCATAAGCACTTGCGGTATTGCAAGCAATAATAAGCATATCAATTTGAAATTTTTTAAAAAAATCTAAAGCCTCTAAACAAAATTTTATAATCGTATCTTTATCTTTTACCCCATAAGGAACTCTTGCAGTATCTCCATAATAAACTATTTCATCAAAAAAATTTGCTTCATAAAGAGACTTTAAAACACTAAGGCCGCCAATTCCACTATCAAAAACTCCAATTTTCATTTTATATATCTTCTAGCACCTATATAACGTGATTTCCAATAAGAATTACTCAAACTAGCTTCCTTAACTCCTCCTTTAGAAGAAAGATGAATAAAATTACCCTTATTCATATAAATTCCTACATGCATACCATTAGGACCTCTACCTGTCCTAAAGAAAACTAAATCTCCAGTCTTTAAATGAGATTTAGAAACTTTTATACCTGAATTTAGCTGAGTTACAGTTGTTCTTGGAATTTTTGTATTAAATTTTAATAAAGCTTTTTGTGTAAATGCTGAACAATCAGCGCCTCTTTTAGTATTTCCTCCTAAAACATAAGGAGTTTTTCTCCATTCATAGGCGATAGATTTGAGTTTAGATTCTGCATTTGAATAATGATTGTTTGATTTTCCCATAAAAGTAAAGTTAGGATAAAAACTACAACCTGTGATGAAAAATAAAGCTAAAAAAATAAAAAAAAGTTGCCTCATTTATTTCTCCTTTTTTTAAGCACGATTTGCAAAAAATCTAAGATAAATAAATCCCCAAATTCCAGAACAAAATGAGGCAATTAAAATGGCAAGATTATCTGCATAATGAAATATATCGCTTACCTCATAAGCTAAACCATCAATAAATAAACTCATAGTAAAGCCTATACCAGTTAAGATACAAACTCCATAGAGTTGTCTTAAATTTGCTCCTTGAGGTAAATGAGCTAATTTAAATTTTATAGCAAAATAAGAAAAAATAAAAACCCCTAATTGTTTTCCTATAAAAAGTCCCAAAAATATTCCTATACTTACTCCAGAAAACATCGCTTTTAAATCTATATTTGATAAATTCACTCCTGCATTCGCAAAAGCAAATAAAGGTAAAATAACAAAAGTAAGCCAAAATTTCAAACTTTCATAAATATCTTCTAAAAAAGGTTTACCTTCTTTAGTAGACATAGGAATAAAAAAAGCTGTGATGATTCCTGCTAAAGTAGCATGCACTCCGCTTTTTAAAACACTGATCCAAAGAATCAATGAACAAATAAAATAAAAAGATTTTCTCGTAATGCTAAAAATATTAAGCATAAGCATTATAAAAATAACAATTGCGGCAATAATAAAAGCAAAAATAGAAAGTTTAGTGGTATAAAAAATTGCGATAATTAAAATAGCACCCACATCATCAAAAATAGCTAAAGAAAGTAAAAAAATTTTTAAACTTGATGGAATATATTTACCACACATCATCAATATTGCTAAAGCAAAAGCTGTATCTGTAGCTGTTGGAATGGCCCAACCCTTAAGAGTATACATATCGCCTAAATTAACTAAAGTAAAAAATAAAGCAGGGATTAATATACCTCCTACAGCTGCTATAAAAGGCAATACTATATTTTTAGGGTTTTTAAAATCTCCATGTAAAAATTCTTTCTTAAGTTCAAGACCTATTGCAAAGAAAAAAATCGAAATGAGTCCATCATTTACCCAAAGTAAAAAAGGCTTATTAAGCTGAAATTCACCAACACTAAATCCCACTTTTAAATTAAGAAGGCTACGATAATGTTCACTAAAAAATCCATTTTGTATTAATAAAGCAAGTAAAGTAGAAATAATTAATAAAATTCCCCCAAAGGCCTCACTTAAAACTAAAGTTTTTAATTTATGAAATACACCATTCATTTGATTATCTTAAGGTATATAAAACCGATTAAGGCACTAATTAAACTCGCCAGTAAAATAGCTAATTTATCAGCATGTTCAAAAATATCGCTATTTCTATAGGCTAAACCATCAATAAATAAACTCATAGTAAAGCCTATACCAGTTAAAATACAAACTCCATAAAATTTAGAATATTTTATATCTTCTGGAAGTTTTGCGAGCTTTAATTTGATAGCAAGATAACAAAAAGAAAAAACTCCTAATTGTTTGCCCAAAAATAAACCTAGCATAATCCCAAGACTCACAGGCGAAAATAAAGCACTCGCATCCATATCTTTAACATCAACTCCCGCATTCGCAAAAGCAAATAAAGGTAAAATAAAATAAACCACCCAAGGATTTAAATCCTTTAAAACTTTATGTAAATATGGTTGTTTATCAGATGTATCTAAAGGTATAAATAAGGCTATAATTACCCCTGCTAAAGTAGCATGCACTCCGCTTTTCAGCATGGCTACCCATAAAATCACTCCAATTAAAACATATAAAGATAAGTGTGTAAAATGAAGATAATTTAACACAAATAAAACCAAAATACATAAAAAACAGATTACAATAGCTAAAAATGAAAGTTGATCAGTATAAAATAATGCAATAATAATAATTGCACCTAAATCATCAAAAATAGCTAAAGAAAGTAAAAATAATTTTAAACTCGATGGAATTTTATTTCCCAAAAGCATTAAAATCCCGACTGCAAATGCAATATCTGTAGCCGTTGGAATAGCCCAACCTTGCATAGCAAAATCATGAGAATGATTAATTAAAGTAAAAATTAAAGCTGGAAGGATCATACCCCCTAAAGCTCCAAATAAAGGTAGAGAAACTGATTTTATATTTTTAAGCTGCCCACGTAAAATTTCATATTTTAACTCAAGTCCAATACAAAGAAAAAATATTGCAATCAATCCATCATTAATCCAAAGCTCTAAAGGCTTTGCGATTTTAAAATCCTCAAAACCAATTGTTAAATTTGCATGAAATAACTCTGCGTAATAAAAACCAAAAGAAGAATTTTTAAATAATAATGCTAAAAGAGTGAAGAATATAAGCAAAATTCCAGGAAAAGTTTCACTTAAAATTATTTTTTTAATCGTATGCATCTATAACCCATCCTAGAATCAAAAATTATTTTTATTATGATTATAACTAAAAAATACTAAAGAAATAATTATTTATGAATAAATTTATTAGGATACAAATTTGCATCCTAATTGTCAGATATTAAGCATAAATATCTAAACCACCAGAGCTCGAAGCTTTTGGAGCGGAGGCTTCAGAGACATTCTCCATACCTTCAATAAGCTTACTCATTAATGTTTCATTTGTATCCATAGATTTTTTTAATACTGAAGTATTAACTGCTGTTAATAAGTTTGCATTACTCATGGTTGCATCTGAAATCATAACGCCCTCCTTATTTTAATTTTAGTCTTAATTAGCAAAGACATTTAAATAATATCGGAAATATTTTAAAAAAATTAATAGCATTTTTTAGAATCTATCTTTTGAAAATTAAAAATGTAAATTTTCATTGTAAATTATTTTTTTAGTCCTATTTAAGATTATTGGTACTATACTTTTATAATTGATAATAAATATTATTTTTAATAATTAAAATTATAGTTTATGGAGCAAATAATAATGAAAATTTTTAGAATAATACTTTTTTATTTTTTATTTTTTTTCGCAACAACTGTTTTTGCCAAAGTCGACAATTATATTGCCGAAGCAAATATAATTAAAAGCATCCTCAAACAAAGTTTAGAGTTATATAAAAAAGGTGATGCCCAACAAGCAAAAAAACTAAGTGAAGATGCTTATTTTCAACATTTTGAAAATATGGAAGGCCCTATAGGTAGAAATATAGGTCGAAAAGCTATTACCATGGAACGTAAATTTATTAATTTGCGTCGTATGTATAAAGAAAAATCCTCTTTAGAACAAATCAATGCACTCATTGAAAGTCTTTATTATGATTTAGATGAAGTTGCTCCAATTTTACAAAATGGATATAAATTAAAAGCAGAAGCTAGTCAAACTAACTATGATAAAGCTGCTGCTGAGAAATCTAGTCTAGAAGCTAATGCCAAAAGAGAAGCTGATGCTGAAGCTTTAATTGCGCAAATTACAGGTGTTAAACCCTTATCAAATAACACTGATACAAACACTAGTGCTCATTTATCAAATTTAAATTCTAAAGATATTGATCAAGATCTTCAAGCTGCAGCTTCTATGGATGCAAGATTGCAATTTATTCTTGATAATATTTCGACCAAATTTACTCTAGCTGCAAATGCTTTTAAAAATGGAAATTATAATGAAAGTAAAAATTTATTAAATGATGCTTTATTCAATGATTATCGAAATACAAAAGTTGAAATTCTTATCAATAAATTTACTAAAGCGGGAAATGATCAAAAATTTCAACAAGCTCTAAGAACATTAATGCGCAAGATTAATGAGCAAAAACTTGATGAAAGAAAATTAAGAGATGATTTAGATAATATAGAACAACAGCTTTTTGATATATTTTTACAAATTCCAAATTCAGAACTTTCAAAATTAAAACTAAAAGGTTTTAATAACGAAAATCAAGGAAAAGATTATTCTAAAGTAGGAGATGATATCAAAGTTGCTTTAAATGAAATTTTAAATAATTATAATGGTTTTAATATTTCGGCTATTAATGAATTACAAAATACCTATTTAGATATTTTTGAAGCTAGTGGAATGGAAAATAAAATTGGTGCAGTTAATAGTAACTTAAAATTAAAAATTGAAAGTTTATTTTCCCAAAGTGTTGCATTGATTAAAAATAGTGCTGATAAAAAAGAACTTAAAGCTACTTTTGATGAATTGGAAAAATTCATCAAAAAAGGCATAGATAAAATTCAAGATTCTACACCTTATTCCCTTTTTATATGGGCTTTGGGAATTATCATACGCGAAGGTTTAGAAGCTTTAATTATCGTTGTTGCTATTGTATCTTATCTTGTTCAAAGTGGTAATAAAAATCGCCTAAATATAGCCTATAGTGCGCTTTTTACGGGGATTATACTAAGTTTTATTACTGCTTTTGCTGTCTCTTGGATTTTTAAGGAAAATGCAGGACAAAGCAGAGAGCTTATAGAAGGCATTACAATGCTCATAGCGGTTCTTTTATTATTTTATGTTGGATTTTG is a window from the Campylobacter sp. RM10537 genome containing:
- a CDS encoding C40 family peptidase: MRQLFFIFLALFFITGCSFYPNFTFMGKSNNHYSNAESKLKSIAYEWRKTPYVLGGNTKRGADCSAFTQKALLKFNTKIPRTTVTQLNSGIKVSKSHLKTGDLVFFRTGRGPNGMHVGIYMNKGNFIHLSSKGGVKEASLSNSYWKSRYIGARRYIK
- a CDS encoding flagellar FLiS export co-chaperone, which produces MKNELDILKKHLGEVEAIGEFKANQICSQINDANDFIGALQVLELTLKKIEQSITQRLDDQIDNLQKRTLDATTSQLIQNCSFMGTALFGNIFNVYVGKKLFEFEISNPLLILEKAGYEGVLAYTQDKRDEIKNILADLANAIIMGQNIDNAGMYDSSMDFKNLFR
- a CDS encoding ABC transporter ATP-binding protein, yielding MIIKARNIITKFDQKIIHNNINFEVKKNEIFGILGGSGSGKSVLLKQMLLLEHFDEGEYEILGFKLKNISEKNALNLQKQWGVVFQFAALFSFLNVYENIAIPLKEYTQLDEDSIKELVFMKLKMVGLNENVLKQFPSQLSGGMQKRVAIARALALDSKLLFLDEPTSGLDPHSSREFDELILELQQIFNLSIVLVTHDKDSMKTLLDRFIILENTQVGFYGTYEDLKMQNEKLFKKFME
- a CDS encoding MlaD family protein, giving the protein MENRVNYFFVGIFIFGLFFASLAFILWLGGYSKKESFKYYEIYTQESVAGLGIKAPVRLLGVEVGSVEKISIEERDNLGVKILIKVKKNTPIKQDTYATLQLQGITGLKFIQLQGGSKESPELINHNKKLPVIQFKESFLATIDKQSEHIFSLVKTADLKTKELLNEQNLKNLGLILNNLAQISSHLNKNSQKMSQNITDASFKLGQMADNISFTAKNFNEILKSVKETTIALNSFVKKADSKIDSYDDLKQNIDQNLELLNKVLLESDILIKNLQRSPSDILFKQEKPQLGPGER
- the map gene encoding type I methionyl aminopeptidase, translated to MIELKKPSEIEKLRNANQIVAKTLDFLEKEIKIGMSLKQIDQMAEEYILSLGAKPSFKGLYGFPGAICTSLNQVCIHGIPDDKILKEGDILGIDVGTMLDGYYGDAARTIAIGKISSKDEALIACAKDALYYAIDIIKDGMRFKELSAALGEFIASRGFVPLRGYCGHGIGRKPHGEPEILNYLEKGANAKSGPKIKNGMVFCIEPMICQNDGTPKHFNGKWDAGSVDELNTAHYEHCVAIINGRADILSVL
- the murI gene encoding glutamate racemase, producing MKIGVFDSGIGGLSVLKSLYEANFFDEIVYYGDTARVPYGVKDKDTIIKFCLEALDFFKKFQIDMLIIACNTASAYALDILRQNANIPIYGVIEAGVEATKKALKNKNEKILVIATKATIQSQEYQKRLSEQGFTQIKALATGLFVPMVEEGIFEGEFLKSAMKYYFEKVQTPDALILACTHFPFLMKPLSSYFGQNTKLIHSGDAIVDFLKEKQKLIYKKDKAFLHFYASSDVQSLKNTAKIWLNL
- a CDS encoding YjfB family protein; the protein is MISDATMSNANLLTAVNTSVLKKSMDTNETLMSKLIEGMENVSEASAPKASSSGGLDIYA
- a CDS encoding ABC-type transport auxiliary lipoprotein family protein, whose translation is MKKYLYILILSFIFYGCSINNQIDKTQMFILKNDEISSNIFFKKTNKILKIKNAYLPLYLNSKSIIYTKNNISNTYAYHFWADLPSNFYKSFLLSKLEKTKIFKTVISSQSSLNADYVLESRIDSFEQIIDLKQNYTQITVSVNLIDVKKNEIIAHQFFNCKENINQNNISNIYQSFEKNLNSLTKDIILWINSNID
- the nhaA gene encoding Na+/H+ antiporter NhaA — translated: MNGVFHKLKTLVLSEAFGGILLIISTLLALLIQNGFFSEHYRSLLNLKVGFSVGEFQLNKPFLLWVNDGLISIFFFAIGLELKKEFLHGDFKNPKNIVLPFIAAVGGILIPALFFTLVNLGDMYTLKGWAIPTATDTAFALAILMMCGKYIPSSLKIFLLSLAIFDDVGAILIIAIFYTTKLSIFAFIIAAIVIFIMLMLNIFSITRKSFYFICSLILWISVLKSGVHATLAGIITAFFIPMSTKEGKPFLEDIYESLKFWLTFVILPLFAFANAGVNLSNIDLKAMFSGVSIGIFLGLFIGKQLGVFIFSYFAIKFKLAHLPQGANLRQLYGVCILTGIGFTMSLFIDGLAYEVSDIFHYADNLAILIASFCSGIWGFIYLRFFANRA
- a CDS encoding ABC transporter permease, which produces MNANFKFQKDKILIFGIWNKTSITKLKTHDFLSKISNTQCVFDFSDLEEIDMAGVRFFLALEFDLKKNNISVLKQGLNSRFEKLFQLCEKNYQRIENNINQNSFDFKKIFISLGILSINFLIILKDFINFIGTFFVALILCFKNPKNFRFVSFLYHIENSAFKALPIIILTAMLIGIVLAYQAAYQLAQFGANIFIVDLIGISATRELAPLITAIIIAGRSASSYTAQIGVMKITDEIAAMNTMGFRSFDFIIIPRVMALIISMPLIVALSDAVSILGGMIIAKINLDISFSEFIRRFKEAVELKQIIIGLAKAPMFGFLIGAIACFNGFKVKNTTQSIGIYTTKSVVSTIFWVIAFDALFSIILTMAGI
- a CDS encoding FTR1 family iron permease, translated to MKIFRIILFYFLFFFATTVFAKVDNYIAEANIIKSILKQSLELYKKGDAQQAKKLSEDAYFQHFENMEGPIGRNIGRKAITMERKFINLRRMYKEKSSLEQINALIESLYYDLDEVAPILQNGYKLKAEASQTNYDKAAAEKSSLEANAKREADAEALIAQITGVKPLSNNTDTNTSAHLSNLNSKDIDQDLQAAASMDARLQFILDNISTKFTLAANAFKNGNYNESKNLLNDALFNDYRNTKVEILINKFTKAGNDQKFQQALRTLMRKINEQKLDERKLRDDLDNIEQQLFDIFLQIPNSELSKLKLKGFNNENQGKDYSKVGDDIKVALNEILNNYNGFNISAINELQNTYLDIFEASGMENKIGAVNSNLKLKIESLFSQSVALIKNSADKKELKATFDELEKFIKKGIDKIQDSTPYSLFIWALGIIIREGLEALIIVVAIVSYLVQSGNKNRLNIAYSALFTGIILSFITAFAVSWIFKENAGQSRELIEGITMLIAVLLLFYVGFWLLSNAQNKKWASFIKQGAIDAISNNSAKTLWITVFLAVYREGAETVLFYQALLFDAKTSTDLSAIFGGLGLGILILIVLYFLLKAGAIRIPVKQFFYITSYIIFYMVFVFTGKGIAELIEGKIILPSLIPINFEPILWLGIYPYYETLIPQFIVLILLIIGILMTKQISKKGVK
- the nhaA gene encoding Na+/H+ antiporter NhaA; amino-acid sequence: MHTIKKIILSETFPGILLIFFTLLALLFKNSSFGFYYAELFHANLTIGFEDFKIAKPLELWINDGLIAIFFLCIGLELKYEILRGQLKNIKSVSLPLFGALGGMILPALIFTLINHSHDFAMQGWAIPTATDIAFAVGILMLLGNKIPSSLKLFLLSLAIFDDLGAIIIIALFYTDQLSFLAIVICFLCILVLFVLNYLHFTHLSLYVLIGVILWVAMLKSGVHATLAGVIIALFIPLDTSDKQPYLHKVLKDLNPWVVYFILPLFAFANAGVDVKDMDASALFSPVSLGIMLGLFLGKQLGVFSFCYLAIKLKLAKLPEDIKYSKFYGVCILTGIGFTMSLFIDGLAYRNSDIFEHADKLAILLASLISALIGFIYLKIIK